From the Natrarchaeobaculum aegyptiacum genome, one window contains:
- a CDS encoding MBL fold metallo-hydrolase produces MRVTLLGTGDTTGTPTVGCDCDTCERAREEGLERTRFSIHVENERRGESLLIDFSPDFRHQFLREEVPLPDAAVVTHVHFDHFDGLGNVFRVFDSIDVYAANEVDPETGRSVAQSIVEDYYYLNVIDVRPTPPLEPVRICGFDVTLVPVEHPPLLCYGVAIEDPETGSKLSISGDTSYAVPERSREVLADPDLLLADGIVPAHLCEYHPIGGRHEDDDGVPRTFGTKHMTREGALSLAEDLNADRTRLVHVAHYYPVEEAFEDPLAVDGERYELP; encoded by the coding sequence GTGCGCGTGACCCTCCTCGGGACGGGCGACACGACGGGGACGCCGACGGTCGGCTGTGACTGTGACACCTGCGAACGGGCCCGTGAGGAGGGCCTCGAGCGCACGCGGTTTTCGATCCACGTCGAGAACGAGCGCCGCGGCGAGTCGCTGCTGATCGACTTCAGTCCGGACTTTCGCCACCAGTTCCTGCGCGAGGAGGTCCCGCTCCCCGACGCGGCCGTCGTCACGCACGTCCACTTCGATCACTTCGACGGCCTTGGGAACGTCTTTCGCGTGTTCGACTCCATCGACGTCTACGCGGCGAACGAGGTCGACCCCGAGACCGGCCGCAGCGTCGCCCAGTCGATCGTCGAGGACTACTACTACCTCAACGTGATCGACGTCCGTCCGACGCCGCCGCTCGAGCCGGTCCGGATCTGCGGGTTCGACGTGACGCTGGTCCCGGTCGAACACCCGCCGTTGCTGTGTTACGGCGTCGCCATCGAAGATCCAGAAACGGGTTCGAAACTGTCGATCTCGGGTGATACGAGTTACGCGGTTCCTGAACGTTCGCGTGAGGTTCTCGCCGACCCGGACCTCCTGCTGGCCGACGGCATCGTCCCGGCGCACCTCTGTGAATATCACCCGATCGGTGGTCGGCACGAGGACGACGACGGCGTCCCGCGGACGTTCGGAACCAAACACATGACCCGCGAAGGAGCCCTCTCGCTGGCCGAGGACCTGAACGCGGACCGGACGCGGCTCGTTCACGTCGCTCACTACTATCCAGTCGAGGAAGCGTTCGAGGACCCACTCGCCGTCGACGGTGAGCGCTACGAGTTACCCTGA
- a CDS encoding GAF domain-containing protein → MDSEGRVDSVVETIDASDELRAIEATSTDDVASILENEAVVCVVTGYDLPDGTGMDVVRTIRAHAPQTPCVLFTDVPPGEIDTTSAEESIVEYLNRGLPDAAERLEFVVNDVIEHSAQVSFLRPSDEDERLETLAGYEVDELPIEDSFGRLTDLIADHFDVAVSFVGLIEAEEENFLACTGADWESLTREDTICTHSMLQEDVMVVEDITADSRFSENDQLQNLGIVSYAGANMTAPNGQVIGQVCVLDHEPRQYTEPERETLQQYADTVMEILELRQRLRDAGRATVEGASQ, encoded by the coding sequence GTGGACTCGGAAGGTCGCGTCGACTCCGTCGTCGAGACCATCGATGCCAGTGACGAGTTACGGGCCATAGAGGCCACGTCGACTGACGACGTCGCGTCGATCCTCGAGAACGAAGCAGTCGTCTGTGTCGTCACGGGCTACGACCTTCCCGACGGAACCGGGATGGACGTCGTTCGGACGATTCGCGCGCACGCTCCCCAGACACCCTGCGTCCTCTTTACGGATGTTCCACCGGGAGAGATCGACACGACGTCGGCCGAGGAATCGATCGTCGAGTACCTGAACCGGGGGCTTCCCGACGCGGCCGAGCGTCTCGAGTTCGTCGTGAACGACGTGATCGAGCACAGCGCCCAGGTGAGCTTCCTTCGTCCTTCGGACGAGGACGAGCGACTCGAGACACTCGCTGGCTACGAGGTCGACGAACTCCCGATCGAGGACAGTTTCGGCCGGCTGACCGATCTGATTGCCGATCATTTCGACGTCGCGGTCTCGTTCGTCGGCCTCATCGAAGCCGAGGAGGAGAACTTCCTCGCCTGTACCGGTGCCGACTGGGAGTCCCTGACCCGTGAAGATACCATCTGCACCCACAGTATGCTTCAGGAGGACGTGATGGTCGTCGAAGATATCACTGCCGACTCTCGGTTTTCCGAGAACGACCAGCTTCAGAATCTCGGCATCGTCTCGTACGCGGGCGCGAACATGACTGCGCCGAACGGTCAGGTCATCGGGCAGGTCTGTGTTCTCGATCACGAACCTCGCCAGTACACCGAGCCAGAGCGTGAGACCTTACAACAGTACGCCGACACGGTAATGGAGATTCTGGAGCTTCGCCAGCGACTCCGCGATGCTGGACGAGCGACCGTCGAGGGGGCAAGCCAATGA
- a CDS encoding glutathione S-transferase N-terminal domain-containing protein has protein sequence MLELYQAEGCPHSESVREKLTELGLSYVVHNPRTPDDEVCNERTNAILEQVGGEAQIPYLVDSGREEAMYVSDAIVDYLEAHYA, from the coding sequence ATGCTCGAACTCTACCAGGCCGAAGGCTGTCCGCACTCCGAATCGGTTCGCGAAAAACTGACCGAACTCGGGCTCTCGTACGTGGTTCACAACCCGCGGACGCCCGACGACGAGGTGTGCAACGAACGGACGAACGCGATACTCGAGCAAGTCGGCGGGGAGGCCCAGATTCCCTACCTCGTCGATTCGGGTCGCGAGGAGGCGATGTACGTGAGTGACGCGATCGTCGACTATCTCGAGGCACACTACGCGTGA
- the gpmI gene encoding 2,3-bisphosphoglycerate-independent phosphoglycerate mutase, which translates to MDGALIILDGWGLGNGGRDAVAAADTPNFDRLAAAGAYGTLEVAGRRVGLPEGQMGNSEVGHLNIGAGRVVYQEYTRISDSIADGSFRENDAVNAAFDNALENTVGQESDEPSLGDARENDGRVHFVGLVSDGGVHADQEHLHALIELAADRGVETVTHAITDGRDTSPTGGREYLATLEDVVDEHGTGHVATVTGRYYAMDRDQNWERTKRAYDAIVNREADHEADSALEAVEDSYDRDVTDEFVEPTRISGQPALADGDSVVWFNFRSDRARQLTRLLADIRPEDWADEFETDPPDAEVVMMTQYDKTFDLPVAYPPSQPENVLGEVLADAGKTQLRIAESEKYAHVTYFLNGGREVEFDGEIREIVESPDVPTYDEQPAMSAPEVTDTAIAITQSEHPDTLVLNYANPDMVGHTGDYDAAIEAVEAVDEQLGRLVETLESHGAHVLITADHGNADDMGTEDDPHTAHTYNDVPLIYLDGEGGDGGRTVREDGTLADIAPTLLELIGVDQPAEMTGESLLE; encoded by the coding sequence ATGGACGGAGCGCTGATCATCCTCGACGGCTGGGGCCTCGGAAACGGCGGCCGGGACGCCGTTGCCGCCGCCGACACGCCAAACTTCGACCGGCTCGCTGCGGCCGGCGCGTACGGCACGCTCGAGGTCGCGGGCAGACGCGTCGGTCTGCCGGAGGGACAGATGGGCAACAGCGAGGTCGGCCACCTCAACATCGGGGCCGGCCGGGTCGTCTACCAGGAGTATACTCGTATTTCGGATTCGATCGCCGACGGCTCGTTCCGCGAGAACGACGCGGTCAACGCGGCGTTCGACAACGCCCTGGAAAACACCGTCGGACAGGAGTCCGACGAGCCCTCGCTCGGTGACGCTCGCGAGAACGACGGACGCGTCCACTTCGTCGGCCTCGTCAGCGACGGCGGCGTCCACGCCGACCAGGAGCACCTCCACGCGCTGATCGAACTCGCTGCCGACCGCGGCGTCGAGACGGTCACCCACGCGATCACGGACGGTCGGGACACCTCGCCCACCGGCGGGCGGGAGTACCTCGCGACGCTCGAGGACGTCGTCGACGAGCACGGCACGGGCCACGTCGCAACCGTCACGGGCCGGTACTACGCGATGGACCGCGACCAGAACTGGGAGCGGACGAAGCGAGCCTACGACGCCATCGTAAATCGTGAGGCCGACCACGAGGCCGACTCCGCGCTCGAGGCCGTCGAGGACTCCTACGATCGGGACGTGACCGACGAGTTCGTCGAGCCAACGCGTATTTCTGGCCAGCCTGCACTCGCAGACGGCGACTCGGTCGTCTGGTTCAACTTCCGCTCGGATCGCGCCCGTCAACTCACGCGGCTGCTGGCAGACATTCGCCCCGAGGACTGGGCCGACGAGTTCGAAACTGATCCCCCGGACGCGGAGGTCGTGATGATGACCCAGTACGACAAGACGTTCGACCTGCCGGTGGCCTACCCGCCGAGCCAGCCCGAAAACGTCCTCGGCGAGGTGCTGGCCGACGCCGGGAAGACCCAACTGCGGATCGCCGAATCCGAGAAGTATGCCCACGTCACCTACTTCCTGAACGGCGGCCGCGAGGTCGAGTTCGACGGCGAGATTCGCGAGATCGTCGAGAGCCCGGACGTGCCAACGTACGACGAACAGCCGGCAATGAGCGCTCCCGAAGTGACCGACACCGCCATCGCAATCACCCAATCGGAACACCCGGATACCCTCGTGCTCAACTACGCCAACCCAGACATGGTGGGCCACACCGGCGACTACGACGCCGCCATCGAAGCCGTCGAGGCCGTCGACGAACAGCTCGGTCGCCTCGTCGAGACTCTCGAGTCCCACGGCGCCCACGTTTTGATCACCGCCGATCACGGCAACGCAGACGACATGGGCACCGAAGACGACCCTCACACCGCCCACACGTACAACGACGTGCCCCTGATCTACCTCGACGGCGAGGGCGGCGACGGAGGTCGCACCGTCCGCGAGGACGGGACGCTCGCCGACATCGCACCCACATTGCTCGAGCTGATCGGCGTCGACCAGCCCGCCGAGATGACCGGGGAATCGCTGCTCGAGTAG
- a CDS encoding DUF7344 domain-containing protein: MTSGAVTSDERREGVLVRLHHAHLPKLDEAGFIEWNPDSKTITCGPRFDEIAPLVELLVDHQSELPASWP; the protein is encoded by the coding sequence ATCACTTCAGGGGCCGTCACCAGTGACGAGCGACGTGAGGGGGTCCTGGTGAGGTTACACCATGCTCACCTCCCGAAGCTCGACGAGGCGGGCTTCATCGAGTGGAACCCCGATTCGAAGACAATTACGTGTGGGCCGCGCTTCGACGAGATCGCGCCACTTGTCGAGTTGCTCGTCGACCACCAGAGCGAGCTTCCAGCGAGCTGGCCGTAG
- a CDS encoding ArsR/SmtB family transcription factor, which produces MSGLLPTTTDATTDRSGSPALLCLEDDRTDEILDALSSDTARAIFRALNERPRSAAALADHLEMSIQRVSYHLDTLTEIGLIEVADTCYSEKGREMDVYAVAEEPLVIFLGSENDQPGLRIALKNLAVAVGPVSILIAIWETLARFVGSDGAA; this is translated from the coding sequence ATGTCCGGACTCCTCCCGACGACCACAGACGCGACGACCGACCGCTCGGGATCGCCCGCACTGCTGTGTCTCGAAGACGACCGCACCGACGAGATTCTCGATGCCCTCTCGTCTGACACCGCTCGAGCGATCTTTCGGGCACTGAACGAGCGACCGCGCTCGGCCGCCGCCCTCGCAGACCACCTCGAGATGTCGATCCAGCGTGTCAGCTACCACCTCGACACTCTCACCGAGATCGGCCTCATCGAGGTTGCAGACACCTGCTATTCGGAGAAGGGCCGTGAGATGGACGTCTACGCCGTCGCCGAGGAACCGCTCGTGATATTTCTCGGCAGCGAGAACGACCAGCCCGGACTGCGGATCGCGCTCAAGAACCTCGCAGTCGCGGTCGGCCCCGTCTCGATCCTGATCGCGATCTGGGAGACGCTCGCCCGATTCGTCGGTTCCGACGGGGCTGCCTGA